One Anas platyrhynchos isolate ZD024472 breed Pekin duck chromosome 35, IASCAAS_PekinDuck_T2T, whole genome shotgun sequence genomic region harbors:
- the LOC140000918 gene encoding cysteine protease ATG4A-like: protein FTYRRKFSPIGGTGPSSDAGWGCMLRCGQMMLAQALICRHLGRDWQWEKHKKQPEEYHRILRCFLDRKACCYSIHQMAQVGVGEGKSIGEWFGPNTVAQVLKKLALFDEWNSLAVYVSMGNTVVIEELIYLDPHTTQSFVDSEENGTVDDESFHCQEAPHRMKIMNLDPSVALGFFCKEECDFDNRCSLVQKEILKQQSLRMFELVQKHPPHWPPFIPPTKPEVTTTGAELIESTDKLFELEEEFEILSV, encoded by the exons tttacgtatagaagaaagttttcgcctattg gaggcacgggtccttcgtcggacgctggctggggatgtatgctgcgatgcgggcagatgatgctggcccaagcactgatctgcagacacttagggagag attggcaatgggaaaaacacaaaaaacaaccagaagaatatcacagaatcctacgatgctttctcgacaggaaggcttgctgttattcaatccaccagatgg cacaggtgggtgttggagaggggaagtcaattggagaatggtttggaccaaatacagttgctcaagtactaaa gaagcttgctttatttgatgaatggaattcattagcagtttatgtatctatgggcaatacggtggtcattgaa gagctgatctatctggaccctcacaccactcaaagctttgtagattcagaagaaaatggcacggttgacgatgagagtttccactgccaggaagccccacatagaatgaagatcatgaatttggacccttcagtagcttta ggcttcttttgcaaagaagaatgtgattttgataaccggtgtagtcttgtacaaaag gagattctaaagcagcagagtctacggatgtttgagctggtccagaagcacccgccacactggcctcctttcatacctccaacaaaaccagaagtgacaaccacaggagcag aactcattgaatctactgacaagctatttgaattggaagaagaatttgaaatcctgagtgtgtga